The Synchiropus splendidus isolate RoL2022-P1 chromosome 1, RoL_Sspl_1.0, whole genome shotgun sequence genome includes a window with the following:
- the cachd1 gene encoding VWFA and cache domain-containing protein 1: MARRRTTRSLASFKPTVVATFWDSSRRLPRCSLVLPWSFLLIYSALVCGYCRADTEFSILEEAQVLSEQMKKLSSQELGVFTMQGIFNLFAYTEKTSNGETEVQQLAKKIREKFNRYLDVVNRNKQVVEASYTAHLTSPLTAIQDCCSIPASMMEFDGNFNTNVCKTICCDRLSPNVNSRAFNPGRDLNSVLADNLKSNPGIKWQYFSSEEGIFTVFPAHKFHCKGSYEHRSRPVYVSAVRPQSKHIVVMVDHGASITETQLQIARDSALVILNAVDEHDKISILSVAEMVRSCSLDQCYKSLLSPATSETKRKMSTFISNIKSSESTTQHAAGFQKAFQLLRNTSSLSKQSSTTDMIIIYFSSGVTSRESSEQEKKATLSVVREENRLLNNSVMILTYALMNEGVTGLKELAFMRDLAEQNSVKYGVSRASDRDRLTMAAASGLAQAMPVVKGSMMVLNQLSNLETSVGRFYINLPNRMIDLARFSLPYSDPMGDGFIMTVSRPCYFGNLLLGVVGVDVNLAYILEDVTYYQDSLASYTFLIDNKGYTLMHPSLTRPYLMTEPPLHTDIIHYENIPGFPAVRQNILSLPLGSQVIAVPRNSSLSWHTNRLRDNSKNAYNVSYAWKLVQDTSFILCIVYVQPEIPVKQLKNFNTAPSSKLLYHRLDLLGQPNSCLHFKQLATVESPTVMLAPGSFPSPYEHLSQPETKRMVEHYTGYLSDNTGFLANPGLKPSIRNDVMATSHVTDTWMTLMEMSSLNCYIVRRYIATPGGVLRIYPGSLMDKAFDPTRRQWYQHAVANPGLITFTGPYLDVGGAGYVVTISHTIHASSSQMAPGYAVAVMGIDFTLRYFYKVLLDLLPICNQDKGNKIRCFIMEDRGYLVAHPTIIDPKGHAPAEQQHITHKEPLVANDILNHPNFVKKNLCNSFSDRTVQRFYKFNTSILGDLTNLVHGSHCSKYRLTRIPGTNAFAGIVNETCDSLAFCACSTVDRLCLNCHRMEQNECECPCECPLEVNECTGNLTNAENRNPSCEVHQEPVSLNVIDPSLHDTLPQCINTRCSQRYSSSDCFGVLDCEWCMVDSDGKTHLDKPYCALQKECFGGIVGAKSPYVDSLGLLDEEVASLNMIKSVPVGPVAGGIMGCIMVLVLAVYAYRHQIHRRSHQHMSPLAAQEMSVRMSNLDNERDERDDDSHEDRGIISNTRFIAAVIERHTHTPERRRRYWGRSGTESDHGYSTMSPQEDSENPPGNNDPLSAGVDVGNHDDDMDLDTPPQTAALLSHKFHPYRHTHHHPLHTHHLQAAVTVHSVDAEC; encoded by the exons GGGATATTCAACTTATTTGCGTACACCGAAAAGACATCAAACGGAGAGACAGAGGTGCAGCAG TTGGCCAAGAAGATTCGAGAGAAGTTCAACCGGTATTTAGATGTGGTGAACAGGAACAAGCAGGTGGTGGAGGCGTCGTACACGGCCCACCTCACGTCTCCTCTCACAGCAATCCAGGACTGCTGCTCCATACCGGCATCCATGATGGA GTTTGACGGGAATTTTAACACCAACGTCTGCAAGACCATCTGCTGTGATAGACTTTCACCCAATGTCAACAGCCGAGCATTCAATCCAGGACGGGACCTCAACTCAG TGTTGGCGGACAACCTGAAGTCCAATCCTGGGATCAAGTGGCAATACTTCAGCTCAGAGGAGGGAATCTTCACCGTCTTTCCTGCGCACAAGTTCCACTGTAAAGGAAGTTATGAGCACCGCAGCAG acCAGTGTATGTGTCCGCTGTACGGCCTCAGTCCAAACACATAGTCGTGATGGTCGACCATGGTGCGTCTataacagaaacacaacttCAGATCGCCAGAGACTCTGCTTTGGTCATCTTGAATGCTGTAGATGAACACGACAAG ATCTCCATCCTGTCGGTGGCCGAGATGGTTCGCTCGTGTTCTCTGGACCAGTGCTACAAAAGTCTGCTGTCTCCAGCCACTAGTGAGACCAAAAGGAAGATGAGCACCTTCATCTCAAACATTAAATCTTCTGAGAGCACCACACAGCATGCAGCAGGATTCCAAAAAGCTTTCCAGCTACTTCGAAACACCAGCAGCCTCAGCAAGCAGAGCTCCA CCACGGACATGATCATCATCTACTTTTCCTCTGGAGTCACATCACGAGAGTCGTCTGAGCAGGAGAAGAAGGCCACGCTCAGCGTGGTCCGTGAGGAAAACCGACTCCTCAACAACTCTGTTATGATCCTCACTTATGCTCTCATGAATG aGGGCGTCACCGGGTTGAAGGAGCTGGCCTTTATGAGAGACCTGGCAGAGCAGAATTCGGTCAAGTACGGCGTCTCCCGAGCTTCAGATCGTGACCGCCTGACCATGGCGGCAGCATCTGGGTTGGCTCAGGCGATGCCTGTGGTGAAGGGCAGCATGATGGTCCTGAACCAGCTCAGCAACCTGGAGACCTCTGTGGGACGCTTCTACATTAACCTCCCCAACCGTATGATCGACCTGGCCCGTTTCAGCCTGCCCTACTCTGACCCCATGGGAGACG GTTTCATCATGACTGTGAGTCGGCCATGTTACTTCGGGAACCTGCTGCTGGGGGTGGTTGGCGTGGATGTGAATCTCGCCTACATCTTGGAGGATGTCACCTACTATCAGGACTCGCTAGCCTCCTACACATTTCTCATCGACAATAAAG GCTACACTCTGATGCACCCATCTCTGACTCGTCCCTACCTGATGACGGAGCCTCCACTGCACACCGACATTATTCACTACGAGAACATTCCTGGTTTTCCGGCGGTGAGACAGAACATCCTCAG CCTCCCGCTGGGCAGCCAGGTCATCGCTGTGCCACGCAACTCCTCCCTGTCCTGGCACACCAACAGACTACGGGACAACAGCAAAAACGCGTACAATGTCAGCTATGCTTGGAAGCTG GTTCAAGACACATCATTCATCCTCTGCATTGTTTACGTGCAGCCAGAAATCCCTGTCAAACAGCTAAAAAACTTCAACACAGCGCCCAGTTCCAAACTTCTGTACCACCGTTTAGACCTCCTGGGTCAGCCCAACTCTTGCCTTCATTTCAAGCAGCTGGCCACTGTTG aATCCCCTACTGTGATGTTGGCACCCGGGAGTTTCCCCTCACCGTATGAGCACCTGAGTCAGCCAGAGACAAAGCGCATGGTGGAGCACTACACTGGCTACCTGAGCGACAACACTGGGTTCCTCGCCAACCCTGGACTCAAG CCATCAATCAGGAATGATGTGATGGCCACCAGCCATGTGACGGACACGTGGATGACCCTGATGGAAATGAGCAGCCTCAATTGCTACATTGTCCGTCGCTACATAGCAACGCCCGGCGGGGTCCTCCGGATCTACCCAGGATCACTGATGGACAAAGCTTTCGATCCCACCCGCAGACAATG GTACCAGCATGCTGTGGCAAACCCGGGCCTCATCACCTTTACCGGTCCATACTTGGATGTTGGTGGGGCTGGATACGTGGTCACCATTAGCCACACAATCCACGCCTCCAG ttCTCAGATGGCCCCAGGTTACGCAGTGGCAGTGATGGGTATTGACTTCACTCTACGCTACTTCTACAAGGTTCTCCTAGACCTGCTGCCCATCTGTAACCAGGACAAGGGCAACAAGATCAG GTGCTTCATCATGGAGGACCGCGGGTACCTGGTGGCACACCCCACAATCATTGACCCCAAAGGTCATGCGCCAGCAGAGCAACAGCACATTACTCacaag GAACCACTTGTTGCTAACGACATCCTCAATCACCCAAACTTTGTAAAGAAGAATCTGTGCAACAGCTTCAGCGACCGCACTGTGCAGAGGTTCTACAAGTTCAACACCAGCATTCTG GGGGACCTGACCAACCTGGTCCATGGCAGTCATTGCTCCAAGTACCGTCTAACCCGCATCCCAGGCACCAATGCCTTTGCAGGCATCGTGAACGAGACCTGTGACTCCTTGGCGTTCTGCGCCTGCAGCACTGTGGACAGACTGTGTCTCAACTGCCACAG GATGGAGCAGAATGAATGTGAGTGTCCATGTGAGTGTCCCCTGGAGGTCAATGAGTGTACAGGCAACCTCactaatgctgaaaacag AAACCCAAGTTGCGAGGTGCACCAGGAGCCTGTCAGCTTGAACGTGATCGATCCCAGTTTACACGACACTCTGCCTCAGTGTATTAACACTCGCTGCAGCCAGAGGTACAGCAGCAG TGACTGTTTTGGTGTTCTGGACTGTGAGTGGTGCATGGTGGACAGCGACGGGAAGACACACCTGGACAAACCTTACTGTGCCCTGCAGAAGGAGTGTTTCGGGGGAATCGTTGGGGCAAAGAGTCCTTACGTGGACAGTTTAGGACTTTTAG ACGAGGAGGTGGCATCTCTCAACATGATCAAGAGTGTCCCCGTGGGTCCAGTGGCCGGAGGCATTATGGGATGCATCATGGTCCTCGTGCTGGCTGTGTACGCCTACAGACACCAGATCCACAGACGCTCACACCAGCACATGTCTCCTTTGGCGGCCCAAG AAATGTCAGTAAGAATGTCCAACTTGGACAATGAAAGAGACGAGAGAGATGACGACAGTCATGAGGACAGAGGCATAA TCAGCAACACACGCTTTATTGCCGCCGTGATCgagagacacactcacactccggAGAGGCGACGGCGGTACTGGGGGCGCTCTGGGACGGAGAGTGACCACG GTTACAGCACCATGAGCCCTCAGGAGGACAGTGAGAATCCACCCGGCAACAACGACCCTCTCTCGGCGGGTGTTGATGTCGGGAACCACGACGATGACATGGACCTGGACACGCCTCCGCAGACCGCCGCGCTGCTGAGCCACAAGTTCCACCCGTACCGCCACACGCATCACCACCCGCTGCACACGCACCACCTTCAGGCTGCCGTCACCGTGCACAGTGTGGACGCTGAGTGCTGA